The segment aaaacttaatattaaataaagtatatgaaaatattattaatatatgaaagtgtttgaaataaacaaatatatgtgtatatatatatataaaggtacgaaaataaatttcatataaatctctaaagtataaaattatataaGAGAAATCAATAAATTATATAACAAATCAATGTAAAAATATACAAAAGGAAATTAAAACAGTACAAGATACcatgttaaaataatatatattttaaaaaaaagaataacTAAACTTAATTGAAAGAAAAGCAAAATCAAAAGGGTaatttataaacaaaacaaatcaTTTAAACCAAATTGAGGGCCAAAATAAAATGCGTTCAAATATTCAATGATTAAAACTGTAAATAACCCAAACCCCAAAACGCTGCGTGTAAGCACGGATTGAATTAGAACAgcatggactaaattgcaataacaCAAAAACTTCAGGGAAagtttaataaaacaaataaaatgcaaATAGGGGCTAATTAAAAACTGGAACAAATGGAAAGGACTGGCCGCGCAAATTACTCATTTAAGGTAAAATGCGCAGACCAAATCAAATGCGCGTGTTTTCTACTCCCACCCCccaatgttgttttttttttaattaaaacatatttttattttaaaaaaaatttgattgaaggttttaaaaaagaaaaaaaaaaaggtttcttCATTCTCTGCTAGGGCTTCATTTGCATGCCCCAATGGTTGCCGCAGCACCAACGCCACTTTCGGTGGCCAATGACGCCGAGAAATGAGTCTTTCAACCCCGATCCAAGGCTGTATTCTGGTAAGCCTTCCTCTTTCCTCTCTTATACTTGTTTTTATTGTAGATTcgaataaaaaaaggaaaaaaaaaaacaaaataaaaaataatggtaAACCACCTCTGATCTGTAATTTTCTCACTTACTTTTGTTGATTTCTATATATTTGTTTGATTTTCAATCCGTGTTCTATTCCTctggaaaaaaggaaaaaaaatcatCCTTTTTACAATCAAAATTGAAGGCTTTATAGCCAAATACAAACAGTTGCTCGCTATTCTCTTGCTCAATTTACAGATCGTGAAGACGTGAAGCGGAGCGCACAGACGTGGGGCGTGCAATAAGCGAGCTGGGGGCCGTGCTTGATGTGCCGACGTGCGTAGTGGCTGTGGCGCAAGGCAAATAGAACTCTAGGGCTTGCTGTTTCTGAAAACGATTTGGGCCATTGGGCTTGTGTAACCAAGTATTGGGCCATTGCAAAGTTTTTGGCCTGGTGTAATTAGATTTGGActgttgttttgttttatttttctgtATATGTATGGGCCCGGGCTAAAAATTGAGTCTACAGGGGTCATTTGTATTTTAAGTTTACGTTTTCAGGTTAGGTCATTATAAGTTTTAGTTATTATGTGTTTGAAGTGTTCCAAATTCTAGTCTGTTAAAATACGTCTGTCTCTGTACTCagacaaaatttgaaatttaatctttgtacttaaaaatatcaaaattagattttcttaattttttctatttaaaaatttcagtttagcCATTATGTTATTAGTATTTTTCATCAATATTTGCTAACTTGGTATGTTAATTAAACTATCCTCATATGACACTGCATATGATTGacaaaaaataaacatattaagTTGACAAATTTTGACAGAAACTACAAACTACAATAATAATTATgattagaatttttaaattaaaaaagtaggattaaaattttaaattttaaagtacaTGTGAATAAATtgttagaatttataaaataaatctacaatataacttaataaaccaggatctgtcatgtcaaatcattaagaataaatcaagaacaaaactagatacggaagcgtacctgaatccatggattccttgaaactttctggaacttggggatttgatcttccaaattagcacacaagaaactcagagaatatctgctctttctttcctaatgatgggatattagaaaagatatcttgtgtataatttggggaccataaccctaatatttataaccttagcatattagttctaatcaaattctaattagcccatcattaattagaatttgattagaagagtatctacacatatttaacccatactttatttatttaataattaaaagcccaataaaattctaaccaaattagatcacttttaatttgggctaacctatcatgatagtaaataataacatgtaattatccttgttatatatgtgatgtccaaattttccaacaatctcccacttgaaccacatatatatactaattactttataattacatgtcattatataaccttcgAGCTCAAaatttttactatcatatccaaaaggcattacatgcaaatctcgtccattaattatgttaacatagaaccaatgCGACTTTCGTTACaaatatcgtaactaaatccatccatgatcacgtatattaacacaaccaaatgacatagatcaagtatggatgtgtagcatggaaattacatgcaatatgatctaaacatgtctatttccaactggtccttCCTCAAACTTAAGTGAGgtcaatttcaaaataataaacagAGTGAATAAATTGAATACTTTATTTCTGATCAGAAAATAACTAAATACATAAATGTCTGAAATATAAACTCTCACTAAATTATGATATCCTCAAACAATGTAACACCCATGTGAGCAGTGTGCTCATGAAAGACCTTGGGTGGTAAACCTTTTGTGAGCGGATCCGCtatcatggagtttgtcccaaTGTGCTCTATGGAGATTTGACGATTTTGCACTCTTTCTTTTacaactagaaattttatgtcaatCTGCTTTGACTTAGATGAACTCCTGTTGTTATTGGAATACAGCACTGCTGACTTATTGTCACAAAATAATTTGAGTGGTCTTTTTACATTCTCCAAAATACACAGCCCTGTGACAAAGTTCCGCAATCATATTCCATAGTTTGATGCCTCATAGCATGCTACAAACTCTGCTGCCATAATGGACAAAGCTACAAGTGTTTGTTTGACACTTTTCCAAGATATAGCTCCTCCGGCTAACAGGTAAATATAGCCTGATGTAGATTTCCTACTATCTTGGCATCCAGcgaaatcagaatcagaataccCTATGACCTCCAAAAGATTTGATCTCTTATAAGTAAtcatgtaatcttttgttctctaAAGATATCTCATAATCCTTTTGGCTGCTATCCAATGGTCTATACCAGGGTTGCTTaaatatctgcctaacatccCAACAATGTACGTAATGTCCGGACGCGTACATACTTGAGCATACATTAAACTCCCAACAGCTGATGCACAGGGAATCTTTTGCATTTCATGAATTTCAAAGTTACTTTTAGGGCATTGAGTAAGACTAAATTTGTCTCCTTTAGCGACAGGGGTGTCACCTGGTCTACAATTCTGCATGCTAAACCTTTTGAGTACTTTATCGATATAGCTCTTTTGTGATAATCCAAGAATACCTCGAGATCGATCTCGATGTATCTGAATTCCTAAAACAAAAGAGGCATCCctaagatctttcatctcaaaatgcTTGGATAAAAATCTCTTGGTTTCGTGCAATAAGCCTATATCATTAGTGGCAAGcaaaatgtcatcaacatatagaacCAGAAATATGTAATTACTCCCATTGAATTTGTGATACACACAGTCATCAACAATATTCATTTCAAAACcgaatgaaataattatttgatgaaACTTGTGGTACGGGAAGCTTGTTTGAGTCCATAGATGGATTTTGTCAATTTGCAAACCATATTCTTTGAGTCTTTCGACTCAAAATTTTTTGGTTGCACCATATAAATTGTTTCTTCAATGTCACCATTAAGAAACGCAGTCTTAACATCCATCTGATGTAACTCAAGATCAAAATGAGCAACAAGTGCTATGATTATCCTAAAGGAGTCTTTCGATGAAACTGGAGAAAAGGTCTCTGTAAAATCAATGCCTTCTTTCTGAGTATATCCTTTAGCTACAAGACGTGCCTTATACCTTTCCACATTACCATTTGTATCCCTCTTGGTTTTAAATAACCATTTACAACCAATTGGTTTTGCACCTTCAGGTAATGGGACAAGTTCCCAAACTTTATTGTCTTGCATAGATTTATACTCATCTTTCATGGCATCAATCCACTTTTGAGAATTAGAACTTTTCATGGCCTGATGAAAGTTGATTAGATCATCTTCCATCATTCCATTATCATCCTCATGTTCTTGGAGAAATACAATATAATCATCTGGAATagcatttctcctttcttttgtgGACCTTCTTAATGGCActtgttcttgaggttgttgagtttgttcttctggaaccattacctcattttgaatggggagttgttcaacattgtcttgtagaggttctagattcacttcttgatcaatgataggtataAGAACCTgaacatcatcaaaagtgatagtagaaattgagttagaatccaattcttcctcaaaagcaatgtctctaaccttatttctccccccaaactcaacatcctcaaaaaaTGTTGCAGTTCCTGTCTAAAAAATATTCTTTATTATGGGATCATAAAATTTATAGCCCCTAGATTGCTCAAAATAGCAATAAAGTAGATGCTTATTGTTTTGGAGTCCAATTTCTTTTCATGAGGCCTATAAGGCCTTGCCTCAGCTGGACATCcctaaatgtgaaagtgctttagactaggcttttgacctgtccaaagctcataaggtgtttttgcaaCTGCTTTATTGGGTACTCTATTCAGAATGTAAGTTGCTGTCTTTAATGCTTCTCCCCAAAGGGACTCAGGTAAGGTAGAATGAGCAATCATGCTCCTTACCATATCCTTAAGAGTTCTGTTTCGTCTTTCAGCTACACCATTCATACTAGATGATCCTGGCATCGTGTACTGTGGGACAATACCACATTCCTCTAAGAATTTCGCAAATGGTCCTGGACATTGTTCACCTGAGCCATCATATCTACCGTAGTACTCACCACCACGATCAGATCTAACGTTTTTAATCCTTTTGTTGAGTTGATTCTCAACTTCAGCTTTATAAGTTTTGAACACGTCCAAAGACTGAGATTTCTCATGAATGAGATATAGGTACCCATAACGTGAGTAATCGTCTataaatgttatgaaatattgttgACCATTCCATGATGCTGTAGGGAATGGCCCACAAATATCTGTATGAATTAATTCTAAGACATCTGAAGATCTGTTGGCACTCAATCTCTTGGTTTTGGTCTGTTTTCCCTTGATGCAATCGACACAAACATCAAAGTTTGTGAAGTCAAGGGACTTTAAAATACCATCAGACACAAGGCATTCAATTCTAACTTTTGAGATATGACCTAAGCGCCTATGCCATAATGATGCtgaattttccttatttaatttgCGTTTAATACCCCGTGATTCCACATGCAAAGTTTCATTATAGGATACAACTGTTTCTAGCAAATAAAGGTTGTCATAAGTATTTAAATAACCAGttccaataacatttgaatataaagacaaattaaattgattgtttctgaatgaacaataatatccaaatttgtCCAACGAAGAAACAGAAACTAAATTCCGTCTAAATGACGGTACAACAAAAGTGtcttttaaatccaaataaaaactagttcctaataacaacctaaaatgcCCAATTGCTTCCACTTCTACCGATTTTCCATCGCCCACAAAGATATGTCTTTCACTATCACTTGGCTTTCGGTAACTCAGGCAACCCTTTCTTTACACGCCAAGCATGATATTTGGTACAATCTTTCTTTACGTGTCCAGACTTATTACAAAAGAAACAACTCTCTGTAGCTTGTTGTTGTTTCTTTTGGGCTGGACCCTTAGCAgcttcattttaatattttcttttcttgcccTTGTCCTTAGGGGCATTGGCCAAATGAGCACTTTCAGACTTATcacgcttcaacctttcttcctcttGCACACAATGAGAAATGAGCTCATTTAGGGTCCATTTCACCTTTTgacagttataactaattttaaattggttaaactgcGCAGGAAGCgataccaaaaccataagaacAAGCAATTCCTCAGAAAGCTCGATCTTAAGTGCCTTAAGTCTTGAAGCAGTATGGAACATCTCCATAATGTACTCTCTTACGTTTCCTTGACCTTTATACttcatagacatcaaagaagtcagaagtgatgtcatctcaactttatcgtttttagcaaaacgtttctcaatttcatcaaagAAACCTTTGGCCTGAGTAATCTCTTCAAATTCAGTGCCCCTAAAGGCTTCTGGAATGCTGtgtttcatgatcattagactcatgcgaTTTGCACGATCCCACCTCTCAAAGTCCCTCTTAATATCAGGGGTGCTTTCCGCGGTGAGAAGTGcaggttgttcttcccttagtgcaaggtctatgtccatacagccaagcactataagtaagtgcaTTTTCCATTTCTTAAAATTAGTTCCATTAAGCAatggtatagaatttatattagtagatatTGTAGCAGCAGAAGATGAATTAGCTGAATAGAGAACAAAAACAAGCttaaatcaatattcataagtaaacaataaattcaatataatggctaatcccatctcaagataccaaacactaCATTAATATCAAAtctttggacagtaatattaatagtaaacagtactcttgttgtagcaatcaaacattgacaataaattatgtcaagcaatgaattaatctttggactaacttattgcttacataaaataccttataattgtcacacatttatcaccacagatgcCGTTGtaattctgccaaatattaacttacctttgggtcaatcaataaatgcatgaatcacaaaaacatataaccatcttaatattttaaataaactaatctacacaaaagaggtcactttggcggcattttgtttcaactaatttatttaaaatattagatatccttaattaaaagccaaaatttgaatttatttgttccaaaatatttaccttaatttcatctttcaatcaaattaaaagataaaacataaatatatatttatattattttccaaaacattaaaccaatcaaagcatgcatattttatatatttatataaacaaaCAAAACATAGATATGAAtcaatttctatatatatatatatatattatatatatttatatatatatatatattaaatgtcatatggattaaaataataataatcacatGCCTTGCAAATACACGAACCGAATCgcaatattttcaaataaaacttaaaaacGTAGGTATCAAATAATATTACCCAATTTTAATATGAAaatcacccaaatttttttttaatatgaattcaagataaaaaaattttaatataaatcttCAAAAACAACATATATATCCGAAATATAAAAcccatgaaatttcatgaatcaaTTATTCAAATGAAGAACTTGAATCAATTCCCAATGATTCAATATGACGAGGCTCGGATGCCACTtgttagaatttataaaataaatctacaatataacttaataaaccaggatctatcatgtcaaatcattaagaataaatcaagaacaaaactagatgcggaagcgtacctgaatccatggattccttgaaactttctggaacttggggatttgatcttccaaattagcacataaGAAACTCAGAGAATATCTGCTCtttctttcctaatgatgggatattagaaaagatatcttgtgtataatttggggaccataaccctaatatttataaccttagcatattagttctaatcaaattctaattagcccatcattaattagaatttgattagaagagtatctacacatatttgacccatactttatttatttaataattaaaatcccaaaaaaattctaaccaaattagatcacttttaatttgggctaacctatcatgatagtaaataataacatgtaattatccttattatatttgtgatgtccaaattttccaacaTAAATCTCATATTTTAGATAAGTAAAGGGATGACCAATATGACAGTTCTAAGAGATTCCTCATATTTCTTTAACTTATCATCATCTCCAAGTCTGTTAAACAAATCAGAAGATGTAGCACAAATTTTATTAGCTTGAGAAGTGGAAGATGAAGATATGATATTGTTCTTAGCATGCTGTTGAATTTGACCTTTGAGCATAAATCCATGTACAATTTTCTTGATCTTTTAATGCCTCAATAGCTCCAATGCAACTCATGGTTTTAATCCTTTTTGCTATACTTTTCATATCAAATGGCTGTTTTTTTCTTAAgcaaatggtaatggtagatatgAGGTTCTTATATAGTGACTTTATGGAGGGAAACCAAAGATGGTATTCAAATAAAAGAAATGGTTTTAATTGTATCCTACAATAGAGACAATGAtagtaaagaaatgaacaaaatcaCCAAAGATAAGGTTTTGGATGGTTTGTTTTTGGTTCCTTTGGATTTGGGGAATGAATCCTTCACTATTTACATCCAATTTATTGGTTTCTATTACATCTTTCCATGAAAAATTGAAATCCTAATGTGACTTGAGAAGTGTATTGGCTTGTTCTctatttatgtttaaattcttcccatgtttttttgtttttgggaTTTGAAGTTTTAGGCTCCCTTTGTTTGCCAGTAAAATGTTTGTATTTAGGCTCCGgaaaataatttacttttctGGTATTTAGATGaatctatgtaaaatattttttattttttgacagatttcttaaaatattttccaaaaagctattttaaatatattaataaattcatattttaaattatttttacatatattacaatgatttatttataaataaataaatacaaatgtTTTGCTACAAGTACATTAGTGAAAATTGAAAATAATGATCAACCCCTTAAAGGGTTGAAACAGGCCAAAACTCAACAGATACCTAATTTAGCATTCACATAAACCATAGCAATTGTATCAAATTCGGAGAAATGTAGTGATTGCATTTTGCTGGAGCAACAAAATCATTTAATGACATTAACTGGCAAAGGTCACATTGACCAACGAAAGTGTTGAACAAGACTAACAAAATTTCAGCTCAAAAGATAAAAACCAATCATAACTGGCATCATTAACGCCATATCTCATGTCATTCATGCATCACAGCATCCTTATCGTCAAAATAATTCCCACAAGTATAGGAATTGATCAAATTCACTAAGATAACAATAACCAATTCCTCTAGATAACATTACCAGCTTTTAATTGTTATTTCTTCGCTTGTGAGAACAAAGCAGTCTGGGAGGGTCAATGTTTGTGTAATACTTCTTGATTGTCTCTGTGATTTCAAATCCAAATTTCTTATAGAAGTTGATGGCATCTTCGTTGTTTGTCTGAACATGCAAGTAGATTTCCGGTATGTTTTGCTTCGAACAGAGATAAAGAACATGGTTCAATAGCCTTGTACTTGCATAAATTAAAGATTTTTAACGAACTATGGCTTCTATTCAGAATCAATGAGAACATAATTTTTCAGCAAAAACATGCTGAGGCAGTTTAGTTACACTCTACATTTCTTCATCGTTGACCTCATTGCAATTTGCAAAAGACAACCATTATTGTGCCACTGAACATGTGCAGATATTTTAAGAGCACAAGTGAAACCAGAAGTGATCCGATTCAAATTAGAGGTATTGATAATGTTAAAGGACAATACTAAGATCATCCAATTAGCAATTAGTTTCTTGCATGACCTATTCCAAGGAAATGTTGTTTGTCTACTCACCAATTCCTAGCCCACGATATGGTGCTAAAACACCCAATGTCATGATGCACACACGGATGGCCCCACCTTCCTTCTTTTGCAGCCGGCAAGCAATTGATCCGACACAGATGTCACTGTAATATGCTGAGTTAGCATGCAAAAGAGTGATTTTTAGAACAAAATACTAATTTTTGGATAACACAGGCTATTCTCCAACTTACTCTCATCAGGTCTCAACTCATGTAATAGCTATGTATAACAATCACATCATCTGTTACGTGAATATGCATGCGTCACCACAAACAATTTATTCCGAGCCaacaaattgaataaaaaataattaattatagctTTCTAATCATCAATGTGTAACATAGTAATTGATATCATATGATGAAGCCACTATGACAGGGACATTACAAACATGCTCTGCACATTCATAAGATCATAGAGTTAAAAGAGGATAGAGTTGCTCCAAACTTCAATTGAGTGTATTTCTTAGAGCATGACTTGAGGATTAAggagaaaataaaacaaatatgcAGTTACCAAGACAGAAGGAAACGATAAGATAACTTCTCTCCAAGAAGTAACAGGTTTTGAAATTTCTACAGTTTCTGTGAAAAGATGTAGACCATCAAGCTCAATAGGTGCCCTCCAATGCAAGGCAGCAAATTTCAGAATCAGGAAGTCTTTAGCCAGGGTTTTTATGACTCTAAAGTTCGCCAGAAAACTTCAGGGATAGCTACTACCCGCTATTTAACAGTGTAAAAGCAATGCAGGATAAGGAAGGATGTATTAACGTTACACAATATGCAGAAGATCATGGAAGAAAAGGTGACTGGACCAGCTAAGATTGGTAATGTAAGGCAGCACAAGCACAACAGCAGAAGCAAAGAGTGTTTTTGAGGCATGTTTTCATGAGGATGACTGGTGACACgcatttttagaatttaataaGCCCAGAATATTGACCATTGAAACCAAAACACAATAAATAGAGCAAGCAATTCAATATAGGTGGGGTTATCTAACCTAAACTATCTAATCCAACAAGGAATTGCTTCTACCAATGATCACATGAGAAGACACTAAACTGATAACCGAAAACATGTTAACGGTATCGAAGGTCACTCATGTGTAGGTTGTAGTTTCAAGACAGCCAAGTTCATCATTCAGTAACTTGAAACATCAAGGATAAAGTTTCTAGTCTTGGAGAATCTATACATATTAAACCATTTTCCAATCATGTATAATCAAATGCCAATATAAATCAAACTAGCCCATAAAAGGCCATCAATCTTCCGACTCAAAGAACCAAAAAGCCAAAATCAAACGCAGAAATCAAAACCAACAAAATAAATTCCCATAATAGGATACTAACTACATACCCAGAGGGAAAGAGAACAACAATAAAATTCCCAATAGATGGCATATACTAAAgaacacaaaagaaaaaaaaaaaaaaaccagtgCAAAGAAAATGCCAAACAacattggaccaaccaaaaagaGTTCAAcaactttaaaaagaaaaaaaatgaaaacccaGAAAAAGATTAGGAAAAACGGAGCAAACCAAGCTTGGTGAATTCGCCAGAAGCGAGAGCATCGGCGTAGTACTTATCGTTGTAACGAACAGGGAAGAGAGCTGTGTTGAGCTTCTTCAGCTGCATCACGTTCTTGTCCCTCACTCCAAGTGATATTGCTACTTCTCGCCCAGCCCCCATTTCTTAACTCCTTTGCGATCTATTGGTCCAATAAAACAAAAGATTTGCAGAGGGGATATAATAATGGTGTGGTGAGGGATTGTACAGACAGACTTAGATTTCTTGTATGTGACAAAAGAGGAAGGGTAGGTTGGCTTTTCAATTTACAGCGACGGTGGAGGGATTCGCTACTCATGGAACTTGGGGTTTCTCGTTTCCCTGAGAAAGACCCAGCGAAGTGGAACCTCGATTTTCCTGAGAAAGAAGAGAGCAAACGAAACAGCAGCCTGAGAAGAGAAGATATGCGAGGGTAAGAAGATGAAGAACAAAAGAAGGAGAAGGAATGAAGAAGAATGAGATGGACCAGACGGAAAATGATTTCAGGAccaagaaaataaaaatacagtGCAAAAGCGTGGACGGCAGGATTCGAACCTGCGCGGGCAGAGCCCACATGATTTCTAGTCATGCCCGATAACCACTCCGGCACGTCCACTGATTTTGTTGGTTTTTGTCATTGTTTACTTAATATTGTATTCTTTTGCATACCACCACAACGTACATTCATTctctttttgaatttaaaaacaaCCATCTCATTtatcataaatatttaaaaattcatttttaagattatctaaaaataaaaatattaccaTCTCTTAATCTTTTTtataaattggaaaaaaaatcaacgaaaattttaatttaattaaattaattaaataatttatactcATTTCAAGATATGTAATTGTCCataaaaaaaagtcaaaaaatgTTGTCTCCAATCAAGGATTGAATTGTTTTCTTATTTTCTACTTTTATGGTTTAGGATATGGAGATTGGAGAGAGACATTTGCATTCTCTTATCATTTTCTGTTGCCTGATCAGGGTATTCACAATTTTTCACATATCGTAGAATATCATGATGCCAAGACAATCGTCTCTCTCCTCTTCTTCATCGATATTGCATCAATGAGCTAGAGCCTTACAAATACTCATCTGGATCAGCTTCATGTCCTCCTGCTTATTTACTTTGATCAAAGAAGCTAACGTAGCCGAGGCAGTTATTTCAGTGTCATGGTTGAACTGATGAAGGCAGTTCAAAGCAACAAAGGTTTACAATTTGTTGGCTACTGTATACATTTGGTTTCCATAAATCTTGAGTCGAGTTGagtagaattttaaaattttcgaaTATTTTTTGGGGTCATTTGTATTTTAGGTTTACGTTTTCAAGTTAGGTCACTATAAGTTTTAGTTATTATGTGTTTGAAGTGTTCCAATTTACGTCATTAAAATAAATGCATCTCTGTCTTACTCggacaaaatttgaaatttaatctttg is part of the Gossypium arboreum isolate Shixiya-1 chromosome 5, ASM2569848v2, whole genome shotgun sequence genome and harbors:
- the LOC108453090 gene encoding uncharacterized protein LOC108453090, whose protein sequence is MGAGREVAISLGVRDKNVMQLKKLNTALFPVRYNDKYYADALASGEFTKLAYYSDICVGSIACRLQKKEGGAIRVCIMTLGVLAPYRGLGIAKHTGNLLACSDKQRRCHQLL